In Amycolatopsis sp. FBCC-B4732, the genomic stretch TCGGTGGGAGCCTGGTCGATCCGCGCCGCTTCGCCGTCGCGTAGGTCCTTCACCGCGCCCGTCCACATCGTGCGCCGGTGCCAGATCCCCTTCGGGTCCGCCGGGATCCACAGCTCCACCTTGCGCTGGGCGTGGAAGTGCTGCCCGTTCGCCGTTTCCGGTATCCAGCTGAGCTTCTGCGCGTAGCGGAATTCGCCCGGCTCCAGCGGGCGGTCCAGGTCGGTGAGGGTCGCCGCCGGGCGGGCCGGCTCCGGGTCCGACGGCCGCAGCGACGTCACCACCGCCAGGCCGCCCACCAGTGTGACGACCGCCGCGGCCACGGCGAGCCAGCGCCAGGTGCCGGTGCGCCGCGGCGCCGGGGCCTCGGGCGTGCCGGCCGCCGCCATCAGGGACGCGCGCGCGAAGGCCAGCCCGTCCTCGGCGTCGGCGTCGCCGTGCAGGTCGGACAGGGCCGCGTCGAGTTCGGCTTCGGACCAGATCTTCCGGACGTTGTCTTCACGCAAGGTCCTGCACCTCCTCTTCGATCGGGGCGTTCGTCCTGAGCCAGCGTCTGATCCGGTGCAATCGGGAGCGGACCGTACCCGGCGGGATGCCGAGGGCCTCGGCCACCTCCGCCGGTTCCAGCCCGGCCCACGACACGAGCAGCAGCGTGTCGCGGTCGGCCGGGCTCAGCCGGGCCAGCGCCGCGGCCAGCCGCGCCGCCCGGACCTGGGCGTCGACGCGCTCGGCGACGCGGCCGTCGTGGCCCGCGTGGCTCGTTTCGCCGGTGCGGGCCAGCCGCGCCGTGGCCTGCAGCCCGCGCAGCTCGGACCGCACGTGGTGGCGGAGCAGGTTGGTCGCGATGCCGTAGAGCCACGACCGGGCCGTGCCCAGCTCCGGCCGGTAGGTCTCGCGGCGGCGCAACGCCACCAGGAAGGTCTCGGCGACGAGGTCGTTGGCCGGTTCGGGCCCGACCCGGCGGGCGAGGTAGCGGCGCAGCTGCGGGGCGTGGGCGTCGAAGAGCCGCCCGAACGCCGGCCCGGGCTCGGGTCCGCCCAGGTCCGGGCGGTCGTGCCCCCAGAGCTCCGATCCCTCGTGGATCACCTGCATGCCCCCAGTTGCCCGCAGCGCGCGCGAGCGTTCACGGGCGAACCTACCTTCGTCGTGATCCGTTCGGGGTGGGTGAGGGACAAGCGCCCGAGTGGTCGGGATCATCCATTCGTGAGGCGTTGACCTACTGACGCCCTAACTGGGGAAGGATCGTCATGCGCAGATTCCGCCTGGGGTTCGTCACGCTCGTCGCCGCCATGGGGCTCGTCTCGCTGCCCGCGGTCGCCGACGCCAGCACCGAAGCCGTGCTGAACATCCAGTACCAGGTCCAGGAGACCGGCTACTGGTGCGGCCCGGCCGCCACCCGGATCGCGCTGTCCGCGCGCACCGGCAACCTGCCGAGCCAGGCGACGCTCGCCGCCCAGCTCGGCACGACCACCAACGGCACGGACTGGGTCGGCCAGGTCACCGGCGTGCTCAACGCCGACCTCGGCACGAGCTGGTACGAGACGAAGGAGATGCCGAACGACCCGCCGACGCAGGCCCAGCGCGACCTGCTGTGGCGGGACATCGTGCTCGACATAAACAACGGCTACCCGATCGTCGCGAACATCGTCGCGCCCGCGAACAACCACCCGCCGGGCTACCCGAACTACACGATCTACCACTACTTCACCGTGATCGGCTACGACAGCTCCGACATGACGGTCAAGATCGCCGACCCGGCGAGCTTCGGCGGGAACCAGATCTACTGGCTGAGCTTCGACCAGCTCGCGACGCTGATCCCGCCGAAGGGCTACGCCGCCTAGATCCCCAGCAGGCCCCAGTAGACGGCCCAGGGGACGAACAAGACGCCGCCGGCGAGGGGTACGCCGAGCCGTGGGGTCCGGTGCCGCCGCCACGCCACCGCCGTGCCGATGGCGGCGGCCACCGCGCCCAGTGAAAGCAGCTGCAACGCCAGCCACGCCAGTGGGCGGCCGGCGACGACCGGGCCCAGTCCCTTGCCCATGGTGACCTGGATCAGGACGTCCACGACCAGGAAGCCGAGCACGGCGAGCAGCCCGGTCGCCGACAGCCACCGCGCCGAGTTCGCCGCCGGACCCCGCCGGACGAGCGGGTACCAGGCGAACGCGCCGAGCAGGAGCACCAGCACCGCGAGCTGGAGCCAGGTCGGCTCGTACCAGTTCAACGGCGTCACCTGGACGCTCGGCCGGTCCTGCGCGGGCGGCGCGTCGGCGCTCGACGTCGACGGCGGGTGGTTGACCCACGTGCCCACCAGCTCCAGGTAGCCCGGTGCGTAACCGGGCAGCTTGTCGAAGCCGTCGGTCGTGCGCCGCAGCTGGTGCTGGGCGTCCGGGAACACCCGCAGCGTGTACCGGCCCAGGGACACCTGGAAGATCCGGACGGCTTCACCCGGCGGCGTCAGGACGTCCTTCGCGCCCCACAACCCGAGCACCGGCTGGCGCAGGCTCTTCAGCACGGCCACCGGGTCGTGGTGCGCTTCCGGGAACACGCCGCCGCCGGCGAGCTGGCGCATCATCGTCGAAGCCGCCATCCGCACGATCGAGCCGTCCATTCCCAGGCGCCGCAACTGGTTCTCGATCGCCCACGCCTGCTGCCTCGACGGCTCGACGCCGTTCGCCCCCAGTGTCACGACGAACGCGACGTCCGCCGACCGCGAGGCGGCGAGCGGTGCCACCCAGCCCCCTTCGCTCAGCCCCCAGACGCCGACTCGCGCCGGATCGACGTCCGGCCGCCTGCGCAACGCCTCGACGGCGGCGAGCGCGTCGTCCGCCAGCGTCGAGTACGAGCGTTCGAACTGGGAATAGCCTTCGGTGCGCTTGTCGTAGATGAGCGTCGCGATCCCCTGTCGCGCAAAGGCTTCCGCCTGCTCGCGGTAGTCCTCCCGGCTGTGCGCCCCCGAGCCGTGGACCATCACCAGTCCCGGCAGCTTCGACCCGCCGGGTGGTGCGACGACGGTGCCGTGCAAGGTCACCCCGCCGTTTCGAAAGTCACGTCCGCGCCTTCCGCGGCCGAAGCCGGTGGTGCCGCGGCCGTGACGGCCAGGATCACCCCGGCCAGTAGTAGAGCCCCTCTTCGCATGCGAGATCCCCTGTCATGGTCATTCCCCTGGTTCCGGGAACGCGAGCAGGCGCACGAGCACGCGCCGCGCTTCCGGTGACCGGTCGTCCTCGCTTCGCCGGTACCGGCGGAACAGCTCCATGTAGTCGTTCCAGAACCGCTGCAGTTCCTCGGCGGTGAGCCAGGTGCCGCCGCGGGCGTAGAACAGCGCGTCCGGCCAGTCGCCGGGCAGCTCTTCGCGCTTTTCCGCGAACCGGTTCAGCTTCTCGAGGTCTTCCTCGAACCCCTGGCGCTGCATGTCGTCGAACAGCACCCGGGATTCGGCGCTCTGCTCGCTGCGGCGCGGCCAGCGGATGTCCCGCGGCCGCGTCCGCCACCACCGTTCCTTGCCCCGCGCGAGCTCCGGGGCGTCCTCGACGAACCCGAACCGGGCCAGTTCCCGCAGGTGGTAGCTGGTCGCGCCGGTGTTCTCGCCCAAGGCTTTGGCGAGTTTCGTGGCGGTCGCCGGGCCCGCCGACAACACGCTGAGGATCCGGCGGCGCAGCGGGTGCGTGACGGCCTTGAGGGCGTCCGGGTCGAGCTCTTCCGGTGGTGGAGCGCTGGTCATGGCTCCACGGTAGCCGTGCAAAGGAAATTGTGCAAAGAAATCTCTGCAAATCGGCGCAGACGGGTGCCCCGTCCGAGTGTCTACTGTGGACTCACCAGATGGGGTGGTCGCTGAACTTCCTGAGCGTCTGCACGCTCGGCCGCACGTAGAACATGCCCGCCAGGAAACCCACGGTCGCGAAGGCCAGCGTCGAGAACGTCGTGAGCAGGTCCGGCGCCTGGAACTCCGGGGAGTCCGGCCACACCCGGAACACGATCGGCACCGCGAAGGACCCGAGGATCAGCACCAGCGTCAGCGCGTAGGTGAACAGCAGCGCGTGGCGGGCCGACGCCGCGCTCGCGACGACCAGGTAGTCACCCCGCAGGCACCGCCGGGACGAGAGCACCAGCACCGCGATCGCCAGCACGCCCAGCGGGGGCAGCACCGCCGCGGCCTTGCCGAGCAGCGTGGCCGGGAACGCGTGGCCGTGGACGATGCCCTGCAGGAACGTCGTGAGCCCGAACAGCAGGACCATCCCGCCGATCATCGAGGACCCGACGACCACCGACCCCCAGCGCACCCGGTCGGCGAACCGGGGCGGCAGCGGCACGAAGTCGACCTGCCCGAACGTCCCCTGCACCCAGCTCACCTCCGAATGCCGTGAAGGCCACCATAAGGAACTTGTGCTTCCTCAAGGTGGCCTTCACGGAGATTCGGACCGAAAGGGCTAACTCGCCGCCAGCAAGTTGGCGCACCGGATGAGCCCGATGTGGGAATAGGCCTGCGGGTGGTTGCCGAGGGACCGTTCCGCGATCGGGTCGTACTGCTCCGGCAGCAGGCCCGTCGGGCCGGCCGCCGCCACGATCTGGTCGAACAGCTCCTGCGCCTCGGTGCGCCGCCCGGTGAGCAGGTACGCCTCGATCAGCCACGCCGCGCAGATGTGGAAGCCGCCCTCGCCGCCCGGCAGGCCGTCGTCGCGGCGGTAACGGTACACAGTGGACCCACTGCGCAGCTCCGCCTCGATCGCGGTCACCGTGTGCTGGAAGCGCTCGTCGGCCGGGTCGATCAGCCCGGTCAGGCCGACGAACAGCGACGCCGCGTCCAGGTCCGTGCCGTCGTAGGCCGTGGTGAACGCCTGGACCTCGTCGTTCCAGCCGTGCTCGAGGACGTCGTTCTTGATCTCGTCGCGCAGCGTGGGCCACGCGCCCGGCACGCCGCGGCCGTACTGCTCGCCCAGCTTCACCGCGCGGTCGATCGTCACCCAGCACATGACCCGCGAGTAGACCCGGTGGCGCGGCACGTGCCGCTCCTCCCAGATCCCGTGGTCCGGCTCGTTCCAGCGCCGCGTGACGGCTTCCGCCATCGCGCGGACCATCTGCCAGTCCTCGTCGCGCAGGTCACCGCGCGCCGCGGCCAGGGTGCCGACCAGCTCGACGACCGGGCCGAAGACGTCCAGCTGGACCTGGTGGTTCGCCAGGTTTCCGACGCGGACCGGGCGCGAACCGGCGTACCCGGGCAGCGACTCGATCACCGCTTCGGCGCCGATCACGCTGCCCGCCAAGGTGTAGAGCGGGTGCAGCCGCTCCGGGCCGGCCAGCGTCGCGAGCACGCCGTGCAGCCAGCGCAGGTAGCCCTCGGCCTCGTCGATCGAGCCCAGGTGCACGAGCTCCCGCACGGTCATCGCGGCGTCGCGGATCCAGCAGTAGCGGTAGTCCCAGTTGCGGACGCCGCCGATCTCCTCCGGCAGCGACGACGTCGCCGCGGCGAGCACCCCGCCGGTGTCGGTGTTGACCAGGCCGCGCAGCGTCAGCGCCGAGCGCAGCACCAGGTCGGTCTGCACCTTCGGCAGCTGCAGCTTCGACGTCCACTCGCTCCAGTAGCGGCCGGCGCGGTCGCGTCGCTCCACTTCGGACAGTTCGTGCGGGCCGAGGTCCGTGGTGCCGCAGCGCAGCTCCAGCACGACCGGCTGGGTCGGCGTCGGCTGCACCAGCGCGGTCGCGGTGTCGTGCAGGCCGTCGGAGGTGATGGTCCACTCGACGCCCGGCGAATAGAGCACGAACGGCTCCGACGTGCCGAGCACGCGCACGCCGCCGTCGGTGATCTCCAGCTTCACCGGCACGCCGCCGAACTCGGGGCGCGGCGCGAACTTGACGCTCGCCACCGCCTCGCCCGAGATCACCCGGACCAGGTCCGTGCGGTGCTGCGGGCTCTCCGGCTCGAGGTAGTCGGTGACGAGCAGGCGCGACCAGCGCGTCTCGACCGTCATCGTGTTCGGCAGGTAGCGCTGGCCGAGCGGGAGGCCGTTGCGGTGCGGCTTGATGGAGAAGTGGCCGGCCCCCTCGCCGCCGAGCAGGTCGGCGAACACGGCGGGCGCGTCCGGCCCCGGGTGGCACAGCCAGGTCAGCTTCGCGTCCGGCGTGAGCAGCGCGACCGACCGCTCGTTGGCCAGCATCGACAGCCGCTCGATCGGCGGCGCGGACTCGCCGTACAGCCAGTTGCGGCGCTCTTCCAGCATGAACGCCAGCACCAGGGCGACGTCCACGGTGTCCGGCACGCGGTAGCCGGCCAGGGTCTCCCCGTCGCCGACCTTGATGCCCAGGTCCGGGCCGGAGAGGCGGGCGAAGGCCTTCTCGTCGGTGACGTCGTCGCCGAGGAAGATCGCCGCGGTGGCTCCGACCTGGTGGCGCAGGATGTCCAGCGCGCGGCCCTTGTCCGTCTGGACGACCGCGAGCTCGACGACCTCCTTGCCGTCGGTGGTCGACACGCCTTCCCACTTCGACGGTCCGGAGTGGACGGCGGCCAGCACGCGGCGCCCGGCCTCGTGCTCGGCGCGGCGCACGTGCACCGCGATGCTCGCCGGCTTGACCTCCAGCGACACCCCCGGCACGTCCAGCACCAGCTGTTCGAGCTCGGCTTCGAGCCGCCGGTGCAGCTCACGCGCCTTGTCGTCGAGGGCGTGGATGAAGCCGATGTCGAACTCCGAGCCGTGGCTGCCGACGAGGTTCACCTCGGACGGCAGCCGCGACAGCGTGGCGAGGTCGCGCAGCGCGCGGCCGGAGATGACCGCGGTGGTGGTCTCGTGCAGACCGGCGAGCGATCTGAGGGCACCGACGGACTCGGGCAGCGGGCGTGCCTCGTCCGGGTTGAGGGTGATGGGTGCCAGCGTGCCGTCGTAGTCGCACGCGACCAGCAGTCGCGGGGTACGCGCGATCTGGACGATCGCGCGCCGCAACTCGGCGGGCAGGGCCTCGGCAGTCAACACTCCTCCTCAGGAGCTCGTGCATGGTCGTTCGGGTCAGTCGACCGCTTCGGCACCCAGAGCCTGTAGGAAAGAGCGCGCCCAACGATCGACATCGTGCGTGAGGACCTGGCGACGCATGGCGCGCATCCGGCGACGGCCCTCAGCCGGGTCGAGCGTAATGGCAGCCACTAGCGCGTCCTTCACCCCGTCCAGGTCGTGGGGGTTCACGAGGAATGCGCTAGAGAGCTCGGCGGCCGCGCCGGCGAACTCGGACAGCACCAGCGCGCCGCCCAGGTCGTGCCGAGCGGCGACGTACTCCTTGCACACCAGGTTCATGCCGTCACGCAACGGAGTCACGACCATGACGTCCGCGGCGGAGAAGAACGCCGCCAGCTCCGTCCGGTCCACGGACTGGTGCAAGTAGTGCACGACCGGGTGGCCCACGCGGGCGAACTCGCCGTTGATCCGGCCGACCATCTGCTCGATCTCGCCGCGCATCCGCTGGTAGTGCTCGACGCGCTCGCGGCTCGGGGTGGCGAGCTGGACGAACGTGACGTCGTCCGGCTGCAGCCTGCCTTCGTGCAGCAGCTCGTGCAGCGCCTGCAGCCGCAGGTCGATGCCCTTGGTGTAGTCGAGCCGGTCGACGCCGAGGATGACCGTCTTGGGGTTGCCGAGGTCGCGCCGCAGCTGCGCGGCCCGCTCCTGGACGCCCTTCGTGCGGGCGAGGGTGTCGAGCCCGGCGGCGTCGATAGAGATCGGGAACGCGCCCACCCGGACGGTCCGGTCGCCGACCTGCATGGTGCCCGGCCGCGACCGCACGCCGACCGCGCCGCGCGTCGACTCGAGGCCGATCAGCTGACGGCACAGCCACAGGAAGTTCTGCGCGCCGCCGGGGCGGTGGAAGCCGACGAGGTCCGCGCCGGTCAGGCCGCGGATGATCGCCGCGCGCCACGGCATCTGCATGAACAGCTCGACCGGCGGGAACGGGATGTGCAGGAAGAAGCCGATGCGCAGGTCCGGTCTCAACTCGCGCAGCATCGCCGGCACCAGCTGCAGCTGGTAGTCCTGGATCCACACGGTCGCGCCCGGCGCGGCGACCTCGGCGCTGGCCTTCGCGAACCGCTGGTTCACCTTGACGTAGCTGTTCCACCACACGCGGTCGAACACCGGGCGCTCCACGACGTCGTGGTAGAGCGGCCAGAGGGTCGCGTTGGAGAAACCTTCGTAGTAGTCGCGGACTTCGTCGGCGCTCAACGACACCGGGTGGAGCACGAGCCCGTCGTCGTCGAACTCGTCGACGTCGACGTCCGGTACGCCCGGCCAGCCCACCCAGGCGCCCTTGCGCGAACGCAGGAACGGCTCCAGCGCGGAGACGAGCCCGCCCGGGCTGGCCGTCCAGCGGCGTTCGCCGTCCGTCGTCCGTTCCAGGTCCACCGGTAGCCGGTTCGCCACCACGACGAAATCGGCTTGGTTCCCGTGCTCCTTCGGTTCACCCACGTCGACTGCTCCTCGCGTTCTGGGTCGCGGCCCCAGAGTGAAACCCTATCGCGTGAGCGATGAACAGCCGGTGACCGCGGCGTTACTCCAAGCTTCGTTCGGTCGGTTCGAGCGGACCAGCCATGCGTGGTCCGGCGAACCGCCGCTCGAGCCTGCCCAGGCCGGTGCGCACCGGCTGGGCGAGCCATTCCCCGAGTACCACGCCCGCTGCCAGCGCAAGCCCGATTGCGACGGCCGTCATGAGCATCGAGATGTTGCCGCCCGGCTCGACCCCGATCTGGTACAGACCACGGTAGGTCGAGAGGCCGGGAAGCAGCGGAGTGATCCCGGACACGGCGACCACCAGTGGAGTAACGCCGAGTCGCCGCGCGAGCACGCCACCGCAGAACCCGACCAGCGTGGCGGCGATCGCGGACGAGCTCACGCCGTCCAGCCGCGCCACCATGAGCGAGCCGTAGACGGCGGCGCCGATGGCCCCGGCGGCCGCCGCGACCAGCATCGCGCGCATCTTGGAGTAGCTCGCGAGCGCGAAGCAGGCGGCCGCGCCGGCGCCGCCGAGGACGACCATCGGCAGCTGCAGCGCCGTCGACGTCGGCAGCTCGGGCAGCGGCGTGCGCGGCAGGCCGAGCATGACGGCGATGCGCAGGGCCAGCACGACCCCGGTGATCAGGCCGGCCGACATCAGCACGGTTTCCATCGTGCGGCCGGCGGCGGTGACGTTGTAGCCGGTGATGGCGTCCTGCACCGCCGAGACGGTGGACAGCCCGGACAGCAGCACGGTGACCGCGGCCGCGACGACGAGCGTCGGTTTGTCGGTGGTCAGCACGCCGGTGCTGAGGATGATCATCGCCGACAAGGTCGCGAACAGGCCGCCGATCACCTGCTGGAAGAAGAACGGCAGCCCGTAGCGGTTCACGAACCGCCCGATCCGGTCGATGACCCCGCTGATGACGAACGCGACGAGCGCGATGTCGGGCCCGCCGCCGAGCAGCAGCGTCACGAACGCGGCGACGCCACCCCAGGCCAGCGTCGCGGTCCAGCGCGGGTAGGGGTGCGGCGCCGAGGTGATCCGCTCGAGCTCGGTCTGCGCCTGCTCGGCCCCGATGTGCCCGCGCACGATCTTCCGCACGAGCTTCTCGGTCTCGGTCAGCCGCGTGTAGTCGAGGCTCCGGCTCCGCACGACGCGCAGCGCGGTGACGGGCGAGAGGTCGGTCCCGCGGTGGCAGGTGACGGTGATCGACGTGAAGATGACGTCGACCTCGCAGTGCGGCAGCCCGAGCGCCCCGGCGATGGCGAGGATGGTCGCGGTGACGTCGGACGCGCCGGCCCCGCTCGCCATCTGCACCTCCCCGATCCGCAGGGAGAGGTCGAGCACGAAGTTGACGGTGGTCTCGTCGGGCAGCTGCGGCCCCATGGCCTCTTCGGCCTCGACGGCGGGCAGCTCCCCGGTGGGCGCCTCGAGCACGTGCCACGGCCGGTGCTTGAGCAGGTTCGGCCGGTGGACCTTCGCCCGCTGTTCCGCCCGTTGTTCCGGCGGTTCGAGCAGGGGCCATCTGGCCGCC encodes the following:
- the otsB gene encoding trehalose-phosphatase — protein: MTAEALPAELRRAIVQIARTPRLLVACDYDGTLAPITLNPDEARPLPESVGALRSLAGLHETTTAVISGRALRDLATLSRLPSEVNLVGSHGSEFDIGFIHALDDKARELHRRLEAELEQLVLDVPGVSLEVKPASIAVHVRRAEHEAGRRVLAAVHSGPSKWEGVSTTDGKEVVELAVVQTDKGRALDILRHQVGATAAIFLGDDVTDEKAFARLSGPDLGIKVGDGETLAGYRVPDTVDVALVLAFMLEERRNWLYGESAPPIERLSMLANERSVALLTPDAKLTWLCHPGPDAPAVFADLLGGEGAGHFSIKPHRNGLPLGQRYLPNTMTVETRWSRLLVTDYLEPESPQHRTDLVRVISGEAVASVKFAPRPEFGGVPVKLEITDGGVRVLGTSEPFVLYSPGVEWTITSDGLHDTATALVQPTPTQPVVLELRCGTTDLGPHELSEVERRDRAGRYWSEWTSKLQLPKVQTDLVLRSALTLRGLVNTDTGGVLAAATSSLPEEIGGVRNWDYRYCWIRDAAMTVRELVHLGSIDEAEGYLRWLHGVLATLAGPERLHPLYTLAGSVIGAEAVIESLPGYAGSRPVRVGNLANHQVQLDVFGPVVELVGTLAAARGDLRDEDWQMVRAMAEAVTRRWNEPDHGIWEERHVPRHRVYSRVMCWVTIDRAVKLGEQYGRGVPGAWPTLRDEIKNDVLEHGWNDEVQAFTTAYDGTDLDAASLFVGLTGLIDPADERFQHTVTAIEAELRSGSTVYRYRRDDGLPGGEGGFHICAAWLIEAYLLTGRRTEAQELFDQIVAAAGPTGLLPEQYDPIAERSLGNHPQAYSHIGLIRCANLLAAS
- a CDS encoding C39 family peptidase; this translates as MRRFRLGFVTLVAAMGLVSLPAVADASTEAVLNIQYQVQETGYWCGPAATRIALSARTGNLPSQATLAAQLGTTTNGTDWVGQVTGVLNADLGTSWYETKEMPNDPPTQAQRDLLWRDIVLDINNGYPIVANIVAPANNHPPGYPNYTIYHYFTVIGYDSSDMTVKIADPASFGGNQIYWLSFDQLATLIPPKGYAA
- a CDS encoding helix-turn-helix transcriptional regulator → MTSAPPPEELDPDALKAVTHPLRRRILSVLSAGPATATKLAKALGENTGATSYHLRELARFGFVEDAPELARGKERWWRTRPRDIRWPRRSEQSAESRVLFDDMQRQGFEEDLEKLNRFAEKREELPGDWPDALFYARGGTWLTAEELQRFWNDYMELFRRYRRSEDDRSPEARRVLVRLLAFPEPGE
- a CDS encoding threonine/serine exporter ThrE family protein, whose amino-acid sequence is MKINERTNGGRAARWPLLEPPEQRAEQRAKVHRPNLLKHRPWHVLEAPTGELPAVEAEEAMGPQLPDETTVNFVLDLSLRIGEVQMASGAGASDVTATILAIAGALGLPHCEVDVIFTSITVTCHRGTDLSPVTALRVVRSRSLDYTRLTETEKLVRKIVRGHIGAEQAQTELERITSAPHPYPRWTATLAWGGVAAFVTLLLGGGPDIALVAFVISGVIDRIGRFVNRYGLPFFFQQVIGGLFATLSAMIILSTGVLTTDKPTLVVAAAVTVLLSGLSTVSAVQDAITGYNVTAAGRTMETVLMSAGLITGVVLALRIAVMLGLPRTPLPELPTSTALQLPMVVLGGAGAAACFALASYSKMRAMLVAAAAGAIGAAVYGSLMVARLDGVSSSAIAATLVGFCGGVLARRLGVTPLVVAVSGITPLLPGLSTYRGLYQIGVEPGGNISMLMTAVAIGLALAAGVVLGEWLAQPVRTGLGRLERRFAGPRMAGPLEPTERSLE
- a CDS encoding trehalose-6-phosphate synthase is translated as MGEPKEHGNQADFVVVANRLPVDLERTTDGERRWTASPGGLVSALEPFLRSRKGAWVGWPGVPDVDVDEFDDDGLVLHPVSLSADEVRDYYEGFSNATLWPLYHDVVERPVFDRVWWNSYVKVNQRFAKASAEVAAPGATVWIQDYQLQLVPAMLRELRPDLRIGFFLHIPFPPVELFMQMPWRAAIIRGLTGADLVGFHRPGGAQNFLWLCRQLIGLESTRGAVGVRSRPGTMQVGDRTVRVGAFPISIDAAGLDTLARTKGVQERAAQLRRDLGNPKTVILGVDRLDYTKGIDLRLQALHELLHEGRLQPDDVTFVQLATPSRERVEHYQRMRGEIEQMVGRINGEFARVGHPVVHYLHQSVDRTELAAFFSAADVMVVTPLRDGMNLVCKEYVAARHDLGGALVLSEFAGAAAELSSAFLVNPHDLDGVKDALVAAITLDPAEGRRRMRAMRRQVLTHDVDRWARSFLQALGAEAVD
- a CDS encoding S9 family peptidase, whose product is MTLHGTVVAPPGGSKLPGLVMVHGSGAHSREDYREQAEAFARQGIATLIYDKRTEGYSQFERSYSTLADDALAAVEALRRRPDVDPARVGVWGLSEGGWVAPLAASRSADVAFVVTLGANGVEPSRQQAWAIENQLRRLGMDGSIVRMAASTMMRQLAGGGVFPEAHHDPVAVLKSLRQPVLGLWGAKDVLTPPGEAVRIFQVSLGRYTLRVFPDAQHQLRRTTDGFDKLPGYAPGYLELVGTWVNHPPSTSSADAPPAQDRPSVQVTPLNWYEPTWLQLAVLVLLLGAFAWYPLVRRGPAANSARWLSATGLLAVLGFLVVDVLIQVTMGKGLGPVVAGRPLAWLALQLLSLGAVAAAIGTAVAWRRHRTPRLGVPLAGGVLFVPWAVYWGLLGI
- a CDS encoding RNA polymerase sigma factor; the encoded protein is MQVIHEGSELWGHDRPDLGGPEPGPAFGRLFDAHAPQLRRYLARRVGPEPANDLVAETFLVALRRRETYRPELGTARSWLYGIATNLLRHHVRSELRGLQATARLARTGETSHAGHDGRVAERVDAQVRAARLAAALARLSPADRDTLLLVSWAGLEPAEVAEALGIPPGTVRSRLHRIRRWLRTNAPIEEEVQDLA